The following DNA comes from Kitasatospora sp. NBC_01287.
GCCGCCGCGACGGTGCGCGCCTTCCTGCGCGCCGAGTCGGGCAACCCGCTGCTGGACACCGACCAGCAGGTGGCCGCCTCCGAGGCCGCGCACGGCCACCGCAACGCCGCGCTCGCCCACTTCATCGCCAGCTACGGCAATCTGGAGAACCCGGTCGAGGCGGTGCTCACGCACTACTACGCGCACTGCGCGATCAGCGCCAGTTGCCGCGACCTCGCGCTGGCCGGCCTCTTCCTGGCCCGGCACGGCCTGCGCGCCGACGGCAGCCGGCTGCTCTCGCGCAGCGACGCCAAGCGGATCAACGCGGTGCTGCTGACCTGCGGCACCTACGACGCGGCGGGCGAGTTCGCCTACCGGGTGGGCCTGCCGGGCAAGAGCGGGGTCGGCGGCGGCATCCTGGCCATCGTGCCGGGGCGCGGCACGCTCTGCGCCTGGGGGCCGGCGCTGGACCGGGCGGGCAACTCGGTCGGCGCGGTCACCGCGTTGGACGCCTTCACCACGGCGACCGGCTGGT
Coding sequences within:
- a CDS encoding glutaminase: MDYQLELQRAVEAARPVLSAGRVADYIPVLGAVDPGAFGLALATVDGEVYGAGDWQAPFSVQSISKLFTLALTLATGGEAIWHRVGREPSGTPFNSLIQLESEQGIPRNPFLNAGAVVVTDRLLTLTGDAAATVRAFLRAESGNPLLDTDQQVAASEAAHGHRNAALAHFIASYGNLENPVEAVLTHYYAHCAISASCRDLALAGLFLARHGLRADGSRLLSRSDAKRINAVLLTCGTYDAAGEFAYRVGLPGKSGVGGGILAIVPGRGTLCAWGPALDRAGNSVGAVTALDAFTTATGWSIF